A window of the Hypanus sabinus isolate sHypSab1 chromosome 25, sHypSab1.hap1, whole genome shotgun sequence genome harbors these coding sequences:
- the LOC132381065 gene encoding ATP synthase subunit e, mitochondrial-like codes for MVPLVQLSPLIKMARYSALLVGIFYAKKRYDYLKPIAEEERGLEAEEKKKREELERIANQLAEANEDTILK; via the coding sequence ATGGTTCCCCTGGTGCAGCTGTCGCCCTTAATCAAGATGGCTAGGTACTCAGCATTGCTGGTTGGTATCTTTTATGCCAAAAAGCGATATGATTATTTGAAGCCTATTGCAGAAGAGGAGAGAGGATTAGAGgcagaagaaaaaaagaagagaGAAGAACTTGAACGTATTGCAAACCAACTAGCAGAAGCAAATGAAGACACTATTTTGAAGTGA
- the LOC132381279 gene encoding uncharacterized protein LOC132381279 → MSAQSSIKSTPPSDKGSKPTSSKPTRALSGVPSAAMSARSGIKSMAPSDKGSRTTSSKSAQARAKAEAAKVRLHYAKQEAVLKIKLAAREAERAARKAEAAKVLLRYARQEAVLKMKLATREAEIQKERAAREAERVARQREEAAREAEIQKERAAREAETQLEMAKISTELQVLQREREEEAAMAEAKYIEEAEGSRDLTEARSTLERTRLERTNDYVQSQIDRQARLPSPYVFDNFPSYEEPQRVTIASHPYEEGNLPSRLRDEVKNERTDNAPSPPQQDGGEGEVHSRTTIVSSNCTEVCGQTQSSRSCSEICLTEVYPKEAQQDITKYKVTDETLGQSVFVQTKYDNKLAQSAQDTISLKPKDTKVFRDEANNGVAPLPIREPRQRSPDNKEQAVKRFTSLRKIWKRKPEIQQRTRLAHEVLCTLMAEVTAIINAQSFLPVSSDPENPFILSPSTLLTQKAGAPPPPGDFSDKNLYTRQWRQVQALANQFWPRWRQKYLPLLQQRQKWTEPRRNLQVAQGQASHPQQLANGQNHCYIP, encoded by the coding sequence atgtcagctcaatccagcatcaagtcgacgccgcccagcgacaagggcagtaaaccgacatcaagtaagcccacccgggcgttatcaggtgttccaagtgctgcaatgtcagctcgatccgggatcaagtcgatggcgcccagcgacaagggcagtagaacgacatcaagtaagtccgcacaggcaagagccaaggcagaagccgccaaggtgcgactgcattacgccaaacaagaagcagttttgaaaattaaactggctgccagagaagccgaaagggccgccagaaaggcagaagccgccaaggtgctactgcgttacgccagacaagaagcagttttgaaaatgaaactggccaccagagaagccgaaatccagaaagaaagggccgccagagaagccgaaagggtcgccagacaaagagaagaggctgccagagaagccgaaatccagaaagaaagggccgccagagaagccgaaacccagttggaaatggcaaaaatatcgacagagttgcaagtgctgcagcgagaaagagaagaagaagctgccatggcagaagcaaagtacatagaagaagctgaagggtcgcgtgatctgaccgaagcaagatctactttagaaaggaccagactggaacgcacaaacgactatgtacaatctcaaatagacaggcaggctcgtcttccctctccatacgtattcgataacttccccagctacgaggaacctcagagagtcacgattgcatcacatccatacgaggaaggaaatttaccctcacggctccgtgacgaagtcaagaatgaaagaaccgacaacgctccttcacccccacaacaggacggcggggagggagaggttcactccaggacaacaattgtcagctcgaactgtacagaagtttgcggtcaaactcagtcaagccgttcttgttccgagatctgcctcactgaggtgtaccctaaagaagcacaacaagacattaccaagtataaagtaaccgacgagacgctaggtcagtcagttttcgttcaaacgaagtatgacaacaaacttgcacaatcagctcaagataccatttctttaaaacccaaagacaccaaggtcttcagagatgaagcaaataatggggttgccccattgccaatcagagaaccacgccagcgctcaccagataacaaagagcaggcagtcaaacggttcacgtccttacggaaaatctggaaaaggaaacctgagatacagcaacgcacccgattggcccacgaggtactgtgcaccctaatggcagaggtcacagccattataaacgcacaatcattcctacctgtgtcttctgacccagaaaacccctttatactttcgccatcaacgctccttacgcagaaggcaggagcacctcctccaccaggagacttctcagacaagaatTTGTACACaaggcaatggagacaagtccaggctctggcaaatcagttctggcctcgctggagacaaaaatatctacccttgttgcaacagagacaaaagtggacagaaccccgaaggaatcttcaagttgctcagggacaagcaagccacccgcaacagctggccaatggccagaatcactgttacattccctag